A genomic region of Nerophis lumbriciformis linkage group LG28, RoL_Nlum_v2.1, whole genome shotgun sequence contains the following coding sequences:
- the LOC140680155 gene encoding uncharacterized protein, whose translation MTALANVQRVSAGSHEEEWHTRVGQKELQAPSHIKEEQLHDEDEAQSLQLHHSQSEENRGAELVSQHITEADGEHCEDIKSEPDSIFAPLSDMDHMMSHSSDHSDHIQKPLESKNDSKGDTRHHTNNKHFDCSECGKSFRQKSRFTVHMRTHTGEKPFTCSICKKSFSTKPQMTTHMRTHTGEKPFTCSVCKKSFSTKPQMTTHMRTHTGEKPFTCSVCKKRFSRKLDMTRHMRTHTGEKPFACSACAKRFNTKKGIILHMRTHTGEKPFTCSVCKKSFSSKQSMTTHMRTHTGEKPFTCSVCKKSFSTKPHMTTHMRTHTGEKPFTCSVCKKSFSTKPHMTTHMRTHTGEKPFACSVCKKSFSTKRDMTTHMRTHTGEKPFACSAYAKRFNTKKGIILHMRKHTGEKPFTCFVCKKSFSRKERMTTHMRTHTGEKPFSRTVCDKMFRYKYQVSRHKCVTVMEAAGM comes from the exons atgactgccttaGCCa acgtccagcgggtgtcagcggggagtcatgaagaggagtggcacaccagagtgggacagaaggagctacaggccccctcccacattaaagaggagcagcttcatgatgaagatgaagctcagtccttacagcttcatcacagtcaaagtgaggagaacagaggggcggagcttgtaagtcaacacatcacagaagctgatggagagcattgtgaagatatcaagtcagaaccagacagcatctttgctccactgtcagacatggaccacatgatgtcacactcttctgatcacagtgaccacatccaaaaacctttggagagtaaaaatgactctaaaggtgatacgagacatcacactaacaacaaacactttgactgctctgaatgtgggaaatcatttagacagaAGAGTCGttttacagtacacatgagaacacatactggagagaaaccttttacttgctccatttgtaagaagagtttctccacaaaacctcaaatgaccacacacatgagaacacacactggagagaaaccttttacttgctctgtttgtaagaagagtttctccacaaaacctcaaatgaccacacacatgagaacacacactggagagaaaccttttacttgctctgtttgtaagaagcgtttctccagaaagcttgacatgaccagacacatgagaacacacactggagagaaaccttttgcttgctcagcttgtgctaaaagattcaacactaagaagggaattatattgcacatgagaacacacacaggtgagaaaccttttacttgctctgtttgtaagaagagtttctccagcaagcaaagcatgaccacacacatgagaacacacactggagagaaaccttttacttgctctgtttgtaagaagagtttctccacaaaaccacacatgaccacacacatgagaacacacactggagagaaaccttttacttgctctgtttgtaagaagagtttctccacaaagccacacatgaccacacacatgagaacacacactggagagaaaccttttgcttgctctgtttgtaagaagagtttctccacaaagcgtgacatgaccacacacatgagaacacacactggagagaaaccttttgcttgctcagcttatgctaaaagattcaacactaagaagggaattatattacacatgagaaaacacacaggtgagaaaccttttacttgctttgtttgtaagaagagtttctccagaaaggaacgcatgaccacacacatgagaacacacactggagagaaaccgtttagtcgcactgtgtgtgataagatgttcaggtataagtatcaggtcagtagacacaagtgtgtaacagtcatggaagctgcagggatgtaa